From Trichoplusia ni isolate ovarian cell line Hi5 chromosome 11, tn1, whole genome shotgun sequence, the proteins below share one genomic window:
- the LOC113498878 gene encoding serine--pyruvate aminotransferase, mitochondrial-like: MSAKTVPPPLIQDRKFVVPLLCGPGPCAYWPSVTEALAKPVITPNCDEFYNVLDDIRAGLQYVFQTKSKLVLAMSGAGHSGMEAVISNLVAPGETLLVASRGMWDQRAIIIANRLGIKTEITSVPSNTTFSMEQLESELKRTRPEAMFITFGDSSTGTIQNIERLGDICHKYGALLLVDTVVSLIGVEFLMDEWGVDAVFSATQKAFSGPAGIAPVAFSALAEEKINNRKHEPSFYFDIKLLANQWNCYGDTRTYHHTLCPPMLWALRCCLQEIVKETLPVSWARHASSTAYFHQRLQEYSIELFVPKPEERLNTVTTVMLPEGYDHLEFHNYMREKHNILVLEGRGPTLGKAIRVGIMGVNATKEVADKVADALADSIQALKK, from the exons CCTTGCCAAACCCGTGATCACCCCCAACTGCGATGAATTCTACAAT GTTTTGGACGACATTCGTGCTGGTTTACAGTACGTCTTCCAAACTAAGAGCAAGTTGGTGTTAGCTATGAGTGGGGCTGGTCATTCAGGGATGGAAGCGGTGATCAGCAACCTGGTAGCCCCAGGAGAAACCCTGCTCGTCGCGTCGAGGGGAATGTGGGACCAACGTGCTATAATAATCGCCAACCGATTAG gaataaaaactgaaataaccAGTGTTCCTAGCAACACGACATTTTCTATGGAACAACTGGAGTCAGAACTAAAGAGGACGCGTCCAGAGGCAATGTTCATCACATTTGGAGACTCATCGACGGGAACCATACAGAATATTGAGCGCTTGGGAGACATTTGTCACAA atatggAGCTCTACTCCTAGTGGACACCGTGGTTTCCCTCATTGGGGTGGAGTTTCTTATGGACGAGTGGGGAGTGGACGCGGTATTCTCGGCAACACAGAAAGCGTTTAGTGGACCAGCTGGGATCGCTCCCGTAGCGTTCAGTGCTCTTGCAGA agaaaaaataaataacaggaaACATGAGCCATCATTTTACTTCGATATCAAACTGCTGGCAAATCAGTGGAACTGTTACGGTGATACAAGAAc GTACCACCACACTCTCTGCCCGCCTATGCTGTGGGCTCTCCGTTGCTGTCTCCAGGAGATTGTCAAGGAAACCCTGCCGGTCTCCTGGGCCCGTCATGCTTCCAGCACGGCCTACTTCCACCAGCGCCTTCAGGAGTACTCCATAGAACTCTTCGTTCCAAAGCCTGAGGAACGACTGAATACAGTAACAACTGTCATGTTGCCTGAAGGTTATGATCATTTGGAGTTCCACAATTACATGAGGGAAAA GCACAACATCCTGGTCCTCGAAGGTCGTGGCCCAACGCTGGGCAAAGCTATTCGCGTTGGCATCATGGGCGTTAACGCCACGAAAGAAGTGGCCGACAAAGTAGCAGACGCCTTGGCTGACTCAATACAAgccctaaaaaaataa
- the LOC113498974 gene encoding serine--pyruvate aminotransferase, mitochondrial-like, with product MSCHKLTVPPPKIVDREFVKPLLCGPGPSDVWPSVAQALTKPILSPICDELFKASDDIRAGLQYVFQTRSNLVLALSGSGHTGMETIISNLVGPGETLLIASRGIWDQRAFIMANRYGIKTETVTIPMDMTFTPAQLEPALKKYRPTALFITHGDSSTGTVQNLEGLGDLCHKYGTLLLVDTVVSLVAVPFFMDEWGVDAVYTSTQKAFSGPAGISPVAFSARAEQKIKTRKHDPPFYFDIKLLAQQWNCYGNTRAYHHTISPPLFWALRCCLQEISKETLPATWARHAASTAYFHKRLRENTFGFLIPKPEDRLATVTTVVLPKGYDYLEFVKYMRAKHNILIFAGLGPTAGKALRVGIMGVNSTIKVVDAVVDAMVDTLVALKKSSL from the exons ATGTCGTGCCACAAGCTGACCGTGCCTCCCCCCAAGATTGTGGATCGGGAGTTTGTGAAGCCGTTGCTATGTGGTCCAGGGCCCAGTGACGTCTGGCCCTCCGTCGCTCAAGCCCTCACCAAACCTATCCTATCGCCCATCTGTGATgaactttttaaa GCTTCGGATGATATTCGTGCTGGCTTACAATATGTTTTCCAAACTAGGAGTAATTTGGTTTTGGCCTTGAGCGGGTCCGGTCACACTGGCATGGAGACCATTATCAGCAACCTGGTGGGTCCCGGTGAAACTCTACTCATCGCTTCAAGAGGCATATGGGACCAAAGGGCTTTCATTATGGCGAACCGATATG GTATCAAGACAGAGACTGTCACCATTCCAATGGACATGACCTTCACTCCTGCACAATTGGAACCAGCGCTCAAGAAGTACCGTCCCACAGCCCTGTTCATCACCCACGGAGACTCGTCAACTGGAACCGTACAGAACCTTGAAGGTTTAGGGGATCTGTGTCACAA ATACGGAACTCTTTTACTAGTGGATACTGTCGTGTCACTTGTCGCAGTACCATTTTTCATGGATGAGTGGGGGGTGGACGCCGTATACACTTCCACACAGAAAGCATTCAGCGGGCCAGCTGGGATCTCTCCTGTGGCATTCAGTGCTCGAGCCGA gcaaAAAATAAAGACGAGGAAGCATGATCCTCCTTTCTACTTCGACATCAAACTTTTAGCCCAACAGTGGAACTGCTACGGGAATACAAGAGC ATACCACCACACCATCAGCCCTCCTCTATTCTGGGCTCTCCGGTGCTGTCTTCAAGAGATTAGCAAGGAGACTCTACCAGCGACGTGGGCGCGGCACGCGGCCAGTACTGCTTACTTCCACAAACGTCTTCGGGAGAACACCTTCGGTTTCCTAATCCCGAAGCCAGAAGACCGCTTGGCAACAGTAACGACTGTAGTCCTACCTAAAGGATACGATTATTTGGAGTTCGTTAAATATATGAGAGCTAA GCACAACATCCTGATATTCGCCGGCCTTGGACCGACCGCAGGAAAAGCTCTTCGTGTCGGCATCATGGGTGTCAACTCAACCATCAAGGTTGTTGATGCTGTAGTTGACGCTATGGTGGATACACTTGTAGCCCTTAAGAAGTCttctctttaa